The sequence below is a genomic window from Patescibacteria group bacterium.
ATTTTTTATAAAATCTTTTGTAGACTCTTGAAATAATATTTGATAATTCTACTCCACTTATTATTTCTTTTGTTTTTCTATTGTTTATTATTTCTCTTGCAATTTGTTTTGATAATCTTTCTTCTCCAAATTCCCTAAAAATCTTTTCCAATTGATCTTCTTTATAATTATTTATGATATATTTCGCATCTGGCCCTTCATCATTTTTGTCATATTTCATCTCCAGTCCTTGTTCATCTAAAAAAGAAAATCCTCTATTCTCGCTTTGCAATTGATACAGTGAGAGGCCAAGGTCGAGTAAAATAGCACGTATTGGATAATTAGATAATTCATATTTTTTGTTTTTTAATATTTGTTTTATATTTTGATAATTATCTTGAACAAAAACTGTTCTATCATCAAATTTTTCTAATCTTTTTTTTGCTAATTCTATTGCATCACTATCTAGATCTATTCCTATCAATTTTCCGTTTGGTGAAGTTTTTTCCAAAATCCTTTGTGAATGTCCTCCACCACCCAGTGTTGCATCAATAACATTATAATTTTCCTTTAAATTTAATCCTTCTATAACTTCATTTAGTAGTACTGGAATATGTAATTTCATAATAGTTTTAAAGTTAAAAGTTATAATTTTATAAAAATACTTCTAACTTGGTACTTTTGACTTTATAACTTAAATTCCTAAATCCCCTAATTCATTCGCTATTTCAATAGATTTATTTTCAACATCTAATTTATATGTATTCCATAAATTTTCATCCCAAATCTCTAATCTATTAAAAACCCCTGCAACAATAGCTTTTTTATTTAATTTTGAATAAGCTCTCAAGTATTCTGGCAATATTATTCTTCCTTGTGTGTCTAACTTTACATCCATTGCACCAGCAAGCATAAGACGAGCAAATGCACGAGATTTTGATTGAGATATTGGTAATTTGGAAAGCTTTTCTGCGAGCTCATTCCATGATTTTTTTGTAAATAAAAAGAGGCAATTATCAAGTCCTCTAGTTACAACTGCTCCAGTTTTAAAATCTGCTCTAAATTTAACAGGTACAGCTAATCTGCCTTTTTCATCTATAGTGTGATTGTATTCTCCAATAAACATAATGATTTTAAATCCCAGGGTTTATAAAATATAAATATTTTGTAAGAAATGAAGATTTGAGTTATCCCCACTTGTCTCCACTTCTCTACACTTTAATTAAATTATATACCACTTTCATGTTTGCTTCAACCACCTATTCTGTGGATAAGTTAGCCACCTCCGAGGTTACCAACCTCGGAGGTGGTGCTTTGATTAATAATCTACTGGAATTATTTGTAATTTTTCATAATAAAGATTATGAGCTTTATCTAAGATTTCTTGTGAGCATTTTTCAGAGTTAAATAATTCATTGATTTCAGAGATAAAGAAATATCCAACATCAACTCCATGTGTATTTTCGTTCCTTAAACTCTCAAAAATTTCCTCAAATCTGTTTTCTTCCAAACATTTGACTCGAAATTCTCTTGTATTCATAAATCCTCCTTTTTGTTTAATTTTTTTGGTAAAACAAAATCCCTTCTCTCAAGAAGGGACTAAATTGATAAATAAATAAAAAAATCACTTCAAACCCTTTTTGAGAGAATTTGAACTATGATAAGCTCTTGTAATTGATAATTTGTAGCCACCTTTGCCATTATTAAGCCATTTTGAAATTCTTGCAATTGTAGTAGAGCTAAGCCCTGTCTTTTTTTCTATTGTAGAATAAGAAATTTTTTCACTAAGCATATTTGCTACTTGCCATCTTTTTGAAAATTCTTCAATTTCTTGTTCTGTAAGCAAGTCACGAAAAAATTTCTTAGCCTCATCAATATTTTTTAGAGCCAAAATTGTTTTGTATAAATTTTCTATTTTTTTATTCATATTTTTTACTTTATTTTGATAAAGTACTTTACTTAAATAAAGTATAACTCTTCGAATATTTAAGTCAAGTCATGGGCTGTGGATAACTTAAAATAATTTTTAAAAATAAATAAGTCGCTGGGCGAACCATACGACTTATAAAAAATAAATTTCGAGCTAGCTCAGAACCCGAACAGGATTCTCAATTTAGCCCAGAAACTCATATTCCTTATGATTTGATCTGTTAATTTAAAATCCGGATAAAGACCCGGAACTACAGCCCTGAACACATCTAAAGCATCTCCAAATGACCTAGCCCTTAACAACAAATCATATGAACCACCCATGCTGTCCACACCAGAAATATCAACACCACCTATTTTAGTGGTAAATTCGTTTCTGGGTTGTAATTGACTAATCATTTGCACTGGCCAAACCACACGAACCAACATCGTCACTCTATAAG
It includes:
- the rsmH gene encoding 16S rRNA (cytosine(1402)-N(4))-methyltransferase RsmH — encoded protein: MKLHIPVLLNEVIEGLNLKENYNVIDATLGGGGHSQRILEKTSPNGKLIGIDLDSDAIELAKKRLEKFDDRTVFVQDNYQNIKQILKNKKYELSNYPIRAILLDLGLSLYQLQSENRGFSFLDEQGLEMKYDKNDEGPDAKYIINNYKEDQLEKIFREFGEERLSKQIAREIINNRKTKEIISGVELSNIISRVYKRFYKKYSNTNPATKVFQALRIYINHEFDNIKKFLPDAIDLLESGGRLVVISYHSLEDKIIKEFFRQESRDCICPLEVPECRCNHKASLKIINKKVIIPSEDEIKINPASRSAKLRVIEKV
- the mraZ gene encoding division/cell wall cluster transcriptional repressor MraZ yields the protein MFIGEYNHTIDEKGRLAVPVKFRADFKTGAVVTRGLDNCLFLFTKKSWNELAEKLSKLPISQSKSRAFARLMLAGAMDVKLDTQGRIILPEYLRAYSKLNKKAIVAGVFNRLEIWDENLWNTYKLDVENKSIEIANELGDLGI
- a CDS encoding YerC/YecD family TrpR-related protein, producing MNKKIENLYKTILALKNIDEAKKFFRDLLTEQEIEEFSKRWQVANMLSEKISYSTIEKKTGLSSTTIARISKWLNNGKGGYKLSITRAYHSSNSLKKGLK